Proteins from one Phytoactinopolyspora mesophila genomic window:
- a CDS encoding type IV secretory system conjugative DNA transfer family protein: MIVLGPTRSGKGLHVVVDMILDAPGAVVTTSTRPDNLTITHNARARRGPVAVFDPQHLAPGIPGGLRWSPVRGCADPQTAMIRARGLASDTGFRTGGGGVDNDSYWQAQTEAVLRGLLHAAALDDRTARDLYRWSLDPVHASEAVRVMHNASAAAAGWADALDATISMDERTRSNVWSGVRQALGALADPRVLDTVTPTTSEQFDPEEFIASGGTLYMLGTSTGAGAANALVNAFVEDMLETARRIAAGNPGARLDPPLSLVLDEIGNLVPIPSLPALMAEGGGSGISTTAVLQSLAQARGRWGEHDAATIWDAATVKLILGGASNSKDLQDISALIGERDDETISTSRAHDGARSTSTSLRRVPILDTGQLRTLPFGTGVLMLRSAPPIILNMAPWTDRRDAEQLRRERDETERRLAVAAQRKGR, from the coding sequence GTGATCGTTCTCGGTCCGACCCGCTCCGGCAAGGGGCTACATGTCGTCGTCGACATGATCCTGGATGCCCCTGGCGCTGTGGTGACCACCTCGACTCGACCCGACAACCTCACCATCACTCACAACGCCCGAGCGCGACGCGGGCCGGTGGCGGTCTTTGATCCCCAACACCTCGCTCCCGGCATCCCGGGTGGTCTTCGGTGGTCCCCGGTACGAGGATGCGCGGACCCGCAGACCGCGATGATCCGAGCGCGAGGTCTTGCCTCCGACACCGGCTTCCGTACCGGTGGAGGAGGCGTTGACAACGACTCCTATTGGCAGGCGCAAACCGAGGCCGTCCTACGGGGCCTCTTGCACGCGGCTGCCCTCGACGATCGCACCGCCCGTGACCTGTATCGCTGGTCCTTGGACCCGGTGCACGCATCGGAGGCCGTGCGGGTCATGCACAATGCCAGTGCGGCTGCGGCGGGGTGGGCGGACGCGCTGGATGCCACGATCTCGATGGATGAGCGGACTCGCTCGAATGTTTGGAGTGGAGTACGCCAAGCTCTAGGAGCTCTGGCCGACCCGCGAGTGCTCGACACAGTCACACCAACGACATCTGAGCAGTTCGACCCCGAGGAGTTCATAGCCTCCGGCGGGACGCTTTACATGTTGGGCACGTCGACCGGGGCCGGCGCAGCGAACGCGCTCGTCAACGCCTTCGTCGAAGACATGCTCGAAACCGCACGCCGCATCGCGGCCGGCAATCCTGGTGCGCGCCTTGATCCACCGCTCAGTCTCGTACTGGACGAGATCGGCAATCTCGTGCCTATTCCGAGCCTGCCCGCCCTGATGGCCGAAGGAGGCGGTAGCGGGATCAGCACGACGGCTGTCCTTCAGTCATTGGCCCAGGCGCGGGGCAGATGGGGTGAGCACGATGCAGCCACGATCTGGGACGCGGCGACGGTCAAGCTGATCCTCGGTGGGGCGTCGAACTCCAAAGACCTCCAAGACATCTCTGCGCTCATCGGCGAGCGCGACGACGAAACGATCTCAACGTCGCGAGCCCACGACGGGGCACGTTCCACCTCAACGAGCCTTCGGCGCGTACCGATCCTGGATACGGGGCAGCTCCGCACGCTGCCGTTCGGCACCGGCGTGCTGATGCTCCGCTCGGCCCCGCCGATCATCCTCAACATGGCGCCGTGGACGGACCGGCGCGACGCAGAACAGCTGCGCCGCGAACGCGACGAGACCGAACGGCGGCTCGCCGTCGCCGCGCAGCGGAAAGGAAGGTGA
- a CDS encoding DUF4913 domain-containing protein — MDDLHDESDPNADGLDPAVVEGLVAEFIGPKARRPVRWHEMSGDDYERTFVDLAGWVRRVAIRYQLDSRELPPCWWRHGALIEELTALWGSWEVAYSDRQSASAMADWHSIFNETRTRLREWTSRTGCSAREHRGGTTPPWADDLYNHWWSEFITAVLDEREVEAAAVHPDAGNRE, encoded by the coding sequence GTGGATGACCTTCATGACGAGTCGGATCCGAATGCCGACGGTCTAGATCCGGCTGTTGTCGAGGGGTTGGTCGCGGAGTTCATTGGTCCGAAGGCGCGGAGACCGGTCCGCTGGCACGAGATGTCCGGAGACGATTATGAGCGGACGTTCGTCGACCTCGCCGGGTGGGTGCGTCGGGTTGCTATCCGGTATCAGCTGGACAGTCGGGAGCTGCCGCCTTGCTGGTGGCGGCATGGCGCGCTCATTGAGGAACTGACTGCGCTGTGGGGCTCATGGGAAGTGGCATACAGCGACCGTCAGAGCGCGTCGGCAATGGCCGACTGGCACAGCATCTTCAACGAGACGCGCACTCGCCTGCGCGAATGGACCTCGCGGACGGGCTGCTCCGCTCGCGAACACCGAGGCGGGACTACGCCGCCATGGGCCGACGATCTGTACAACCACTGGTGGAGCGAATTCATCACGGCGGTTCTGGACGAGCGTGAAGTCGAGGCAGCGGCGGTTCATCCGGATGCTGGGAACCGAGAATGA
- a CDS encoding bifunctional DNA primase/polymerase gives MMLEAALRCASSGLPVFPCVPGAKRPLIQRGFYAATTALDEILDWWTRWPEANLAMPTGRHGGRVTFDVVDIDVHSGGNGYPQMKKLGDAGLLDGWTHMVRTPSGGVHIYYPGTTQRNGTLPGAHVDFRSTGGYVLLPPSSISVRGHLSPYVTVATSSQPSAPVNWEAIREHVMEIGPGRRPAARTPISNMENASPERVVATLARYVAQTPEGNRNDVLYWASCRAAERGVRDARPLLEAALRAGLEQREAARTIYSAYRRIAADGPVHEYPSPHQSRREDGRREYPQP, from the coding sequence ATGATGCTCGAAGCTGCGTTGAGGTGCGCGTCGTCGGGCCTGCCTGTGTTTCCCTGTGTGCCGGGCGCCAAACGTCCACTCATTCAGCGCGGCTTCTACGCCGCCACGACTGCCTTGGACGAGATCCTTGACTGGTGGACCCGCTGGCCTGAGGCAAACCTGGCCATGCCAACCGGGCGGCACGGCGGGCGAGTCACCTTTGACGTCGTCGACATCGATGTTCACTCCGGCGGCAATGGATACCCGCAGATGAAGAAGCTCGGCGACGCGGGACTGCTCGACGGCTGGACACACATGGTGCGCACACCAAGCGGAGGAGTGCACATCTACTATCCCGGCACCACTCAGAGAAACGGGACCCTGCCGGGCGCACATGTCGACTTTCGATCCACCGGCGGCTACGTGCTGCTGCCGCCATCGTCGATCAGCGTCCGCGGCCACCTGAGCCCCTACGTGACTGTGGCCACCAGCTCGCAGCCCAGTGCACCAGTGAACTGGGAAGCCATCCGCGAGCATGTCATGGAGATCGGCCCGGGACGTCGCCCGGCAGCCCGGACGCCTATCTCCAACATGGAGAACGCGTCGCCGGAGCGTGTTGTAGCGACTCTGGCTCGCTACGTCGCCCAGACACCCGAAGGAAACCGAAATGATGTCCTGTACTGGGCGTCCTGTCGGGCAGCGGAGCGAGGTGTGCGCGACGCGCGACCGTTGCTCGAGGCAGCCCTCCGCGCTGGCCTGGAACAGCGTGAGGCAGCTCGGACGATCTATTCGGCCTACCGCAGGATCGCGGCCGACGGGCCGGTGCATGAGTACCCGTCGCCACATCAGTCGCGGCGCGAAGATGGGCGACGAGAGTATCCACAGCCTTGA
- the mobF gene encoding MobF family relaxase — MMSIKELHAGDGYTYLLRGVADGEGITGVVSPMSRYYAESGHPPGRWMGTGRAGLADGAGLAAGEHVTEEQMERLFKHGTDPLTGHPLGRRYNQPRSWRERAEARIRALPTTLTGQERAARTAAIEAEERARPTRRPVAGFDCVFSPPKSVSTLWALAEPSVRDQIAHAHYVAIDEVIRVMERDVARTRVGTDGVAQVEARGLIATAFDHYDSRAGDPQLHTHVVIANRVQGPDGKWRTLDSRGSLFPAAVAMSELYDTLLADQLTSRLGVQWERRGTPAKPKNQSWEISGVPHELITEFSRRARGIETVTHELIAAYRATHGRDPDDVTIVRLRQQATYSTRPDKQFRSLAEMSADWRARATTYVGPDPQRWARDLISRAAHTPVPAPSDKGVAPLIDQLAAEALDELSTERSTWRTWNVRAAAARASMPHRVSTPAERDALIEAISRRVTEMSVNITPPELAFTPEKFRRKDGTSAFRRTHGDIFTTNSILDAEDRLLVACETLTAPVLNPNTVERAVVTSSPNGLTTSIDQATAVQQIATSARMLDVLVGAAGSGKTTALATLRSAWEAKHGRGSVVGLAPSAAAAEVLGESLGIPTENTAKWLFESTGATNQHRSPAVEGPAKHRVPVKAQPWSFRAGQLVIVDEASLAGTLALDALRAQAQAASAKLLLVGDNAQLSSIDAGGAFGMLVRELGDRVLELTDIRRFIHPWERDASKRLRVGDTGAIETYIDHDRVRDGDREQIIDSAYRAWQADEAAGHRSLLIATDAATVRDLNERARTDQVAAGCVEPGGVTLHDGTSAGRGDRIVTRQNMRNLATGPRSFVKNGDQWLVRQRDDDGSLIVARQSGGPSVTLPAGYVAEHVELAYATTAHRAQGRTVDTAHAIIDDTRSTREALYVSMTRGAHANSAYVITELTDEEIPDDHVRTARDVLCEVIKRSGAELSARETIADQQQQVTSIARLAAEYETIAREAAADHWSGIIGACPLPRLRDFPTTSPSYPLLVTAMRRAEAIDLNPEQLLPRLATAEELDRFDDPIAVLHHRLDQLTEHAAATRSDPGQQHLIAGLFPVAKHVSDPALRRALDERAVLIGRRAFELAHRAIAEQPRWLAELGPAPDDTTKRDQWLRYLATVSAYRNRYGVPDNVAVNSHPTSVLGQRVDQRRAGEAAAQSRHLSSEFLALPARAQPKRRPAPSPVL, encoded by the coding sequence ATGATGTCGATCAAGGAACTGCACGCAGGCGACGGATACACGTATCTGCTGCGTGGCGTGGCTGACGGCGAAGGGATTACTGGCGTCGTCTCGCCCATGAGCCGCTACTACGCCGAGTCCGGTCACCCGCCCGGTCGGTGGATGGGCACGGGCCGTGCCGGCCTCGCCGACGGCGCCGGCTTGGCCGCCGGTGAGCACGTTACCGAAGAGCAGATGGAGCGACTGTTTAAGCACGGCACCGATCCGCTCACCGGACATCCTCTCGGACGCCGGTACAACCAGCCGCGATCATGGCGCGAGCGCGCCGAGGCGCGCATCCGCGCGTTGCCGACGACGCTCACCGGCCAGGAGCGTGCTGCACGCACAGCCGCCATCGAAGCCGAGGAACGTGCACGGCCGACCCGCCGCCCGGTGGCCGGATTCGACTGCGTGTTCTCCCCACCGAAATCGGTGAGCACACTGTGGGCGCTCGCTGAACCGAGCGTGCGCGATCAAATCGCTCATGCGCACTATGTGGCCATCGACGAAGTCATTCGCGTCATGGAGCGCGACGTCGCGCGCACCCGAGTCGGCACTGACGGCGTCGCCCAGGTCGAGGCTCGCGGATTGATCGCCACGGCATTCGATCATTACGACTCCCGCGCTGGCGACCCGCAGCTCCACACCCACGTGGTGATCGCCAACCGCGTTCAAGGTCCAGACGGCAAGTGGCGAACGCTGGACTCGCGAGGTTCGTTGTTCCCAGCCGCTGTGGCCATGAGCGAGCTCTACGACACGCTGCTCGCCGACCAGCTCACTTCCCGCCTCGGTGTGCAGTGGGAACGACGAGGTACGCCGGCGAAGCCGAAGAACCAGTCGTGGGAAATCAGCGGCGTCCCGCACGAACTCATCACGGAGTTCTCTCGGCGGGCAAGAGGCATCGAGACGGTCACCCATGAACTGATCGCCGCCTACCGTGCCACCCACGGGCGTGATCCGGACGACGTCACGATCGTTCGCCTACGACAACAAGCGACCTACTCCACTCGCCCGGACAAGCAGTTTCGATCGCTCGCCGAAATGAGCGCCGATTGGCGCGCCCGCGCAACGACGTATGTCGGTCCCGACCCGCAACGCTGGGCCCGTGACCTGATCAGCCGCGCCGCGCATACACCGGTACCAGCTCCGAGCGACAAAGGCGTCGCACCACTCATCGATCAGCTAGCAGCCGAGGCGCTCGATGAGCTCAGTACCGAGCGTTCAACCTGGCGTACCTGGAACGTCCGCGCGGCCGCCGCGCGCGCATCCATGCCGCACCGAGTATCGACTCCCGCTGAGCGCGACGCTCTCATCGAGGCGATCAGTCGACGAGTGACCGAGATGTCGGTCAACATCACCCCACCAGAGCTCGCCTTTACCCCCGAGAAATTCCGCCGCAAGGATGGCACGTCGGCATTCCGGCGCACCCATGGCGACATATTCACCACGAACAGCATCCTCGACGCCGAAGATCGGCTACTGGTTGCGTGCGAGACGCTAACGGCTCCCGTGCTCAACCCGAACACCGTCGAGCGGGCCGTCGTAACGTCCTCCCCCAATGGACTCACAACCTCGATAGATCAGGCCACAGCCGTACAGCAGATCGCGACCAGCGCACGCATGCTCGACGTCCTCGTTGGCGCAGCAGGCAGCGGGAAGACCACCGCTCTTGCCACCCTGAGGTCAGCTTGGGAGGCCAAACACGGTCGCGGCAGCGTCGTCGGGCTCGCCCCCTCAGCGGCAGCCGCCGAAGTGCTCGGCGAAAGCCTCGGCATTCCGACCGAGAACACAGCCAAATGGCTCTTTGAATCAACAGGAGCCACCAACCAGCACCGCAGCCCGGCGGTCGAGGGACCGGCAAAGCACCGCGTCCCTGTTAAGGCGCAGCCGTGGTCGTTCCGCGCTGGACAGCTCGTGATCGTGGATGAAGCTTCACTCGCCGGAACCCTCGCGCTTGACGCTCTTCGCGCCCAGGCTCAGGCCGCCAGCGCAAAGCTGCTTCTGGTCGGAGACAACGCGCAGCTGTCGTCAATCGATGCTGGCGGTGCGTTCGGGATGCTTGTGCGCGAACTGGGGGACCGAGTTCTCGAACTCACCGATATACGGCGCTTCATCCACCCGTGGGAGCGAGACGCCAGCAAGCGACTACGCGTAGGCGATACCGGCGCCATCGAGACCTACATCGACCATGACAGGGTGCGGGACGGCGACCGCGAACAGATCATCGATTCGGCCTACAGAGCTTGGCAGGCCGATGAGGCCGCCGGACACCGCTCGCTGCTCATTGCCACCGACGCAGCAACCGTCCGCGACCTCAACGAGCGCGCGCGAACGGACCAAGTCGCCGCTGGTTGTGTTGAACCCGGCGGCGTCACACTGCACGACGGCACCAGCGCCGGGCGGGGAGACCGGATCGTCACACGCCAGAACATGCGGAACCTGGCTACCGGTCCACGCTCCTTCGTGAAAAACGGTGATCAATGGTTGGTCCGACAACGCGATGACGACGGCTCGCTCATCGTCGCCCGGCAAAGCGGCGGACCTTCAGTCACTCTCCCCGCTGGCTACGTCGCTGAACACGTCGAACTGGCATACGCCACCACCGCGCACCGCGCGCAAGGTCGAACCGTCGACACCGCTCACGCCATCATCGACGACACACGATCCACTCGTGAAGCTCTGTACGTCTCGATGACGCGGGGCGCGCACGCCAACAGCGCATACGTCATCACCGAACTGACCGACGAGGAAATCCCCGACGACCACGTCCGCACCGCCCGCGACGTCCTCTGCGAGGTGATAAAGCGTAGCGGCGCCGAACTGTCTGCCCGGGAGACCATCGCCGACCAACAGCAACAAGTCACGAGCATCGCCAGGCTCGCCGCCGAGTACGAGACGATCGCGCGCGAAGCGGCCGCAGATCATTGGTCCGGCATCATTGGCGCTTGCCCGCTCCCCCGTCTCCGAGACTTTCCCACGACGTCGCCGTCCTACCCGCTACTTGTCACCGCGATGCGTCGCGCTGAAGCCATTGATCTGAATCCAGAGCAGCTCCTGCCGCGCCTTGCCACAGCCGAGGAATTGGACCGCTTTGACGACCCGATCGCCGTCCTCCATCACAGGCTTGATCAGTTGACAGAACATGCCGCCGCCACGAGATCAGACCCAGGTCAGCAACACCTAATCGCCGGACTATTCCCCGTGGCCAAACACGTATCCGATCCTGCACTACGCCGCGCACTTGACGAGCGTGCAGTGCTGATTGGGCGCCGCGCTTTTGAACTCGCCCACCGAGCCATCGCCGAACAACCCCGCTGGTTGGCCGAGCTTGGGCCTGCTCCAGACGACACCACTAAACGTGATCAATGGCTACGATATCTCGCGACCGTCTCCGCCTACCGCAACCGATATGGGGTGCCGGACAACGTTGCTGTCAACAGCCACCCCACATCTGTTCTGGGCCAACGTGTCGATCAACGGCGTGCTGGGGAGGCGGCCGCGCAGTCGCGCCACCTGTCAAGCGAGTTCCTCGCCCTACCCGCCAGAGCACAACCTAAGCGCCGACCTGCGCCATCCCCAGTACTGTGA
- a CDS encoding DUF4352 domain-containing protein, translated as MTTEQQVPPPPPSGGGGGATVAIKQAAAVVAVAFIAGGGIGVGLGVTAFNSEPETVVETREVEVEVEVPGEVVEIDNPEHLELIAELESELEAMQEEKAPDLPDEEGLFSVDDEVSITRGTEVTANIILTDVEFSDQAQRRYSDPPSNGQWAIVDIDVVGVTSESFNALHFYVVDSEGNRYDRDSSGISDIDDSFSTPRVNAGERSSGKLAFNVPEDEALILHYAPNRSGGPVVSWQL; from the coding sequence ATGACAACAGAACAGCAGGTACCGCCGCCTCCGCCGTCCGGCGGAGGCGGGGGAGCTACCGTCGCCATCAAGCAGGCCGCTGCGGTCGTAGCAGTGGCGTTTATCGCTGGCGGAGGCATCGGCGTCGGTCTCGGTGTAACGGCGTTCAATTCGGAGCCTGAGACAGTGGTGGAGACGCGAGAAGTAGAAGTCGAAGTTGAAGTTCCAGGCGAAGTAGTAGAAATTGATAACCCCGAACACCTGGAACTCATTGCTGAGCTGGAATCTGAGCTAGAAGCCATGCAAGAGGAGAAGGCTCCGGACCTGCCAGATGAAGAGGGGTTGTTTTCGGTCGACGATGAGGTAAGCATTACTCGGGGAACAGAGGTCACTGCCAACATCATCCTGACAGATGTAGAGTTCAGCGATCAGGCACAGCGCCGCTATTCCGACCCGCCGTCGAATGGTCAATGGGCAATCGTGGATATCGACGTTGTGGGTGTGACCAGTGAGTCGTTCAATGCACTGCATTTCTACGTCGTTGATTCGGAAGGAAACAGATATGACCGCGATTCGTCCGGAATATCGGACATTGACGACTCTTTCTCCACACCCAGAGTGAATGCTGGCGAGCGATCTTCCGGCAAGCTCGCATTCAACGTTCCGGAAGATGAAGCACTAATTCTCCACTATGCCCCTAACCGTAGCGGTGGACCTGTTGTGTCTTGGCAACTGTGA
- a CDS encoding DUF2510 domain-containing protein has translation MVLGYIIGVVILYYIIKTAVKSAIRESGLARVEATVRAQATAQPVATPAQPVATARTWSAGWYVYPGTDGSEQRYYDGSKWTEQCRPRQ, from the coding sequence ATGGTCCTAGGGTACATAATTGGCGTCGTAATTCTGTACTACATCATCAAGACGGCTGTGAAAAGCGCGATTCGTGAGTCAGGCCTCGCGCGTGTCGAAGCTACAGTACGGGCACAGGCCACTGCCCAGCCGGTAGCTACACCGGCCCAGCCGGTCGCCACGGCTAGGACGTGGTCTGCGGGCTGGTACGTCTATCCGGGCACTGATGGCTCAGAGCAGCGTTACTACGACGGCTCGAAGTGGACTGAGCAGTGCAGGCCAAGACAGTAA
- a CDS encoding AAA family ATPase, producing the protein MKCTEIHFEGYKRLANAKCNVSPRLLAFVGQNEAGKSSVLGGLAWLTEEGETALAPLDACRSNKKDGGWIVGARYRFDDEDLAALEELGLRDVPRGFSLWKQLDGRLRVTFDNPDKPKRDPQPFIAAAQALTAATDRLRLQTEGADDEDAQDKEDDPASWASLASGLLDEPDHQWSETDQETVITLADWLDETPPNRKRARDPKAAALIRVAAEIGGAEHPADAGLDLMRKRVPRFVAFAEGDRALPTDTPIHTEEARAGIRPAIRNLLTVAGIDVEELWAACAASDSGEAKTILGNGNERLDAFFGQAWNQANISVHLDVNGRVLTTHIYEIDNKRYTRIEERSDGLRAFVALAAFLEAQDFSTLPILLIDEAETHLHFDAQADLVGVLLKQVKATQIFYTTHSPGCLPSDLGTGIRLLKRNGPTSDIVSHFWTNEAPGFGALLFAMGAGAAAFSACRWAVLAEGPSEMILLPTLLRQATELDDLPYQVAPGLSNARAYDMDVEEIAAKVVYLADGDGDGDRYQRELEGAGVDSERIFGLPRGRALEDLLDPTLYLETVAGMLADGAPKPSVKDMEPGIPIALSLARWAAQQSPAVELPGKVAVAYAVLDSSEITLATGAQATLKRLHTDFVAALMRRESVDATTKA; encoded by the coding sequence GTGAAGTGCACGGAGATCCACTTCGAGGGGTACAAACGTCTGGCCAACGCCAAGTGCAACGTGAGCCCCCGTCTCCTCGCCTTCGTCGGGCAGAACGAAGCGGGAAAGTCATCCGTCCTGGGTGGCCTAGCGTGGCTCACCGAGGAGGGCGAAACCGCGCTCGCGCCTCTTGACGCCTGCCGATCCAACAAAAAGGACGGTGGCTGGATCGTCGGCGCTCGCTACCGCTTCGATGACGAAGACCTCGCGGCGTTGGAGGAGCTCGGTCTCAGGGACGTCCCGCGGGGATTCTCTCTGTGGAAGCAGCTTGACGGTCGCCTTCGCGTCACCTTCGACAACCCTGACAAGCCCAAGCGTGACCCGCAGCCGTTCATCGCCGCCGCCCAGGCGCTGACAGCGGCCACCGATCGTCTCCGATTGCAGACGGAAGGGGCCGACGATGAGGATGCGCAGGACAAGGAGGACGACCCTGCGTCGTGGGCCAGCCTGGCGAGCGGACTCCTCGACGAACCGGACCACCAGTGGTCAGAGACCGACCAGGAAACGGTCATCACGCTGGCCGACTGGCTCGACGAAACGCCTCCGAACCGGAAAAGGGCCCGTGACCCAAAGGCCGCCGCCTTGATTCGCGTCGCTGCCGAGATCGGGGGCGCTGAGCATCCTGCCGACGCGGGCCTAGACCTGATGCGCAAGCGGGTGCCGAGGTTCGTCGCGTTCGCGGAGGGTGACCGGGCCCTCCCCACGGACACTCCGATCCACACAGAGGAGGCGCGAGCGGGGATCCGTCCTGCCATCCGGAATCTGCTCACCGTCGCAGGTATCGACGTCGAGGAACTGTGGGCGGCATGCGCCGCCAGCGACTCGGGCGAAGCGAAGACGATCCTGGGCAATGGCAACGAGCGACTCGACGCGTTCTTCGGACAAGCCTGGAACCAGGCGAACATCTCAGTCCATCTGGACGTGAACGGACGCGTCCTTACGACCCACATCTACGAGATCGACAACAAGCGGTACACCCGCATCGAGGAGCGCAGCGACGGGCTCCGTGCCTTCGTCGCACTCGCGGCCTTCTTGGAGGCACAAGACTTCAGCACCCTACCGATCCTGCTCATCGACGAGGCGGAGACGCATCTCCACTTCGATGCGCAGGCAGACCTTGTCGGGGTGCTGCTCAAGCAGGTTAAAGCGACGCAAATTTTCTACACGACCCACTCGCCAGGTTGCCTGCCGAGCGACCTGGGCACGGGGATCCGACTGCTGAAACGGAACGGCCCCACGAGCGACATCGTGTCCCACTTCTGGACGAATGAGGCCCCCGGATTCGGAGCACTCCTCTTCGCGATGGGCGCAGGCGCTGCGGCGTTCTCCGCATGTCGATGGGCGGTCCTTGCCGAGGGACCCTCCGAGATGATCCTGCTCCCTACTCTGCTCCGGCAGGCGACCGAGCTCGATGACCTGCCGTACCAAGTGGCCCCGGGCCTCTCGAACGCGCGGGCCTATGACATGGATGTAGAGGAGATCGCCGCCAAGGTTGTGTACTTGGCAGACGGTGACGGTGACGGTGACCGATACCAGAGAGAACTCGAGGGTGCCGGAGTCGACTCCGAGCGTATCTTCGGTCTGCCACGAGGACGTGCGCTCGAAGACCTGCTCGATCCGACGCTCTACCTCGAAACCGTGGCGGGCATGCTCGCCGACGGAGCGCCGAAGCCATCAGTCAAGGACATGGAACCGGGCATTCCGATCGCCCTGTCGCTAGCGCGGTGGGCTGCGCAACAATCGCCAGCGGTGGAGCTCCCCGGCAAGGTCGCTGTCGCATACGCCGTCCTCGACAGCTCGGAGATCACATTGGCGACGGGAGCCCAGGCGACCCTCAAGAGGCTGCATACCGACTTCGTGGCCGCTCTGATGCGACGCGAATCAGTCGACGCGACCACCAAAGCTTGA